In Tepidimonas taiwanensis, the following are encoded in one genomic region:
- a CDS encoding GspE/PulE family protein: MSGPHPLPYAYARQHGVLLHVDRGEAWLYARAAQGDERTGRYSAIGEVQRRHGLCALVWVSADEFEQRLQAAYASGGDATAAAIVSEVENVADLSRLMQELPQIEDLLESADDAPIIRMLNALLTQAVRERASDIHIEPYERHSSVRFRIDGTLREVVQPNRALHAALISRLKIMAELDIAEKRLPQDGRIGLRLGGRAVDVRVSTLPSAHGERAVLRLLDKSEGVLSLEAVGMQGETLQRFEQLIHQPHGIVLVTGPTGSGKTTTLYAALSRLDAQRLNIMTVEDPIEYELPGIGQTQVNPKIDLTFAKALRAILRQDPDVIMIGEIRDRETAQIAIQASLTGHLVLATLHTNDAPSAVTRLVDMGVEPFLLSSSLLGVLAQRLVRKICPACRGAGCEACGASGYQGRTGLFELMPVDDAVRALIHAGAAEAALRERAQALGMVPLRQAGDALVAQGVTTAEEVWRVTRD; this comes from the coding sequence ATGAGCGGCCCCCATCCCCTGCCCTATGCTTACGCGCGCCAGCACGGCGTGCTGCTGCACGTCGACCGGGGCGAGGCGTGGCTCTACGCCCGCGCCGCGCAGGGGGACGAGCGCACCGGGCGCTACAGTGCCATAGGGGAAGTCCAGCGACGCCACGGCCTGTGCGCGCTGGTCTGGGTCAGCGCGGACGAGTTCGAGCAGCGCCTGCAGGCCGCCTACGCGTCCGGGGGCGATGCGACCGCTGCCGCCATCGTCAGCGAGGTGGAAAACGTCGCCGACCTCTCCCGTCTGATGCAGGAGCTGCCGCAGATCGAGGACCTGCTCGAGTCCGCCGACGACGCCCCCATCATCCGCATGCTCAACGCGCTGCTGACGCAGGCGGTGCGCGAGCGCGCCAGCGACATCCACATCGAGCCGTACGAGCGCCACTCGAGCGTGCGCTTTCGCATCGACGGCACGCTGCGCGAGGTCGTGCAGCCCAACCGCGCGCTGCACGCGGCGCTCATCTCGCGCCTGAAGATCATGGCCGAACTCGATATCGCCGAGAAGCGCCTGCCGCAGGACGGCCGCATCGGCCTGCGGCTGGGCGGACGCGCGGTGGACGTGCGTGTCTCGACGCTGCCCAGCGCCCACGGCGAGCGGGCGGTGCTGCGGCTGCTGGACAAGTCCGAGGGGGTGCTCAGCCTCGAAGCCGTCGGCATGCAGGGCGAGACGCTGCAGCGCTTCGAGCAGCTGATCCACCAGCCCCACGGCATCGTGCTCGTCACAGGGCCCACCGGCTCGGGCAAGACCACGACGCTCTACGCGGCGCTGTCGCGCCTGGACGCGCAGCGGCTCAACATCATGACGGTCGAAGACCCGATCGAGTACGAACTGCCGGGCATCGGCCAGACGCAGGTCAACCCCAAGATCGACCTGACGTTTGCGAAGGCGCTGCGCGCGATCCTGCGCCAGGACCCGGACGTCATCATGATCGGCGAGATCCGCGACCGCGAAACCGCGCAGATCGCGATCCAGGCGTCGCTGACCGGCCACCTGGTGCTGGCGACGCTGCACACCAACGACGCCCCGAGCGCCGTCACGCGCCTCGTGGACATGGGGGTGGAGCCGTTTCTGCTGTCGAGTTCGCTGCTCGGCGTGCTCGCACAGCGCCTGGTGCGCAAGATCTGTCCGGCGTGCCGCGGCGCCGGCTGCGAGGCGTGTGGCGCGAGCGGCTACCAGGGCCGCACGGGCCTCTTCGAGCTGATGCCGGTGGACGATGCGGTGCGCGCGCTCATCCACGCCGGCGCGGCGGAAGCGGCGCTGCGCGAACGCGCCCAGGCGCTCGGCATGGTGCCGCTGCGCCAGGCGGGCGACGCGCTGGTCGCGCAGGGCGTCACGACCGCCGAGGAAGTGTGGCGCGTCACGCGCGATTGA
- the gspF gene encoding type II secretion system inner membrane protein GspF codes for MAVYRYEALDERGNRRRGQIDADSARAARARLRAQGLAPIGVTEAGAADGAAAGERRALNRTRLASWTRQLASLVAGGLPLERALATLADEAETPRERELLTQLRAEVNAGSALATALAAHPRTFDDSYRAVVAAGEASGRLGAVLERLADELEASDALRQRVLSAVLYPAIVTVFALAIVVFLMTSVVPQVAQAFSSGRRALPLLTVVMLRVSQWLRDWGWTLPVLAALGAGAIAGARRTPALRQRLDRAWLGVPVVGRLSRQYDVARFAGTLALLTGAGVPLLRALQTAAGTLRNHALRADALEVLALVREGAPLAAALATRRAFAGPLIAFARLGEQTGQLSVMLQRAAQQLAADVQRRTLRLATLLEPALIVAMGAIVLLIVLSVMLPIIQLNQLVR; via the coding sequence GTGGCCGTCTACCGTTACGAGGCGCTCGACGAACGCGGCAACCGCCGGCGCGGCCAGATCGACGCCGACTCGGCCCGTGCCGCGCGCGCCCGGCTGCGCGCGCAGGGGCTGGCACCGATCGGCGTCACCGAGGCGGGCGCGGCCGATGGCGCGGCGGCTGGGGAGCGCCGCGCCCTGAACCGCACGCGGCTCGCGTCGTGGACGCGCCAGCTCGCGTCGCTGGTCGCGGGCGGGCTGCCGCTGGAGCGGGCGCTGGCCACGCTGGCGGACGAGGCCGAGACCCCGCGCGAGCGCGAACTGCTCACCCAACTGCGCGCCGAGGTCAACGCGGGGAGTGCGCTGGCCACGGCGCTGGCGGCGCACCCGCGCACCTTCGACGACAGCTACCGCGCGGTGGTCGCGGCGGGGGAAGCCAGTGGCCGGCTGGGTGCCGTACTCGAGCGGCTCGCCGACGAACTCGAGGCCAGCGATGCGCTGCGCCAGCGGGTCCTCTCGGCGGTGCTGTATCCGGCCATCGTCACCGTGTTTGCGCTCGCCATCGTGGTGTTCCTGATGACCAGCGTCGTGCCGCAGGTGGCGCAGGCGTTCAGCAGCGGACGGCGTGCGCTGCCGCTGTTGACCGTCGTCATGCTGCGCGTCAGCCAGTGGCTGCGCGACTGGGGCTGGACACTGCCGGTGCTCGCGGCGCTGGGCGCGGGTGCCATCGCCGGTGCCCGGCGCACGCCGGCGCTGCGGCAGCGGCTGGATCGCGCGTGGCTGGGCGTGCCCGTCGTGGGGCGGCTCAGCCGCCAGTACGACGTGGCGCGCTTCGCGGGCACGCTCGCGCTGCTGACCGGCGCGGGTGTACCGCTGCTGCGGGCGCTGCAGACGGCCGCGGGGACGTTGCGCAACCACGCGCTGCGCGCCGACGCGCTGGAGGTGCTCGCCCTCGTGCGCGAAGGGGCACCCCTGGCGGCGGCGCTGGCCACACGCCGCGCGTTTGCCGGGCCACTGATCGCCTTTGCCCGGCTGGGCGAACAAACCGGCCAGCTCAGCGTGATGCTGCAGCGGGCGGCGCAACAGCTCGCCGCCGACGTACAACGCCGCACGCTGCGGCTGGCCACGCTGCTGGAACCCGCCCTCATCGTCGCGATGGGGGCAATCGTGCTGCTGATCGTGCTGTCGGTGATGCTGCCGATCATCCAGCTCAATCAGCTGGTGCGCTGA
- a CDS encoding ribonucleoside-diphosphate reductase subunit alpha, translated as MQTTLTSPSSPAHGTPAADVARAASSTTLPHYQIIRRNGAVVPFEPNKIAVAMMKAFLAVHGPQGAASASVRETVEQLTQAVVRALMRSRPGGGTFHIEDVQDQVELGLMRGGHHEVARAYVLYRERRAQERAARAAQEQAQPAQPVLHVVDGGERRPLDLERLQALIHSAVEGLGPDVKAEPIVAETLRNLYDGVPMEEVHKAAILAARTKIETDPDYTYATARLLLHTIYKEVLGEEVTHAQMHTRYAEYFPAFIKKGVEAELLNPELLTFDLAQLAAALKPERDLQFDYLGLQTLYDRYFLHVRKRRIELPQAFFMRVAMGLALNEIDREARAIEFYEVLSSFDFMSSTPTLFNSGTLRSQLSSCYLTTVPDDLEGIYDAIKENALLSKFAGGLGNDWTRVRALGSHIKGTNGESQGVVPFLKVVNDTAVAVNQGGKRKGAVCCYLETWHLDIEEFLELRKNTGDDRRRTHDMNTANWIPDLFMKRVMEDGMWTLFSPSSVPDLHDKFGRDFEEAYVAYEEKAARGEIQPCKQVRAVDLWRKMLTMLFETGHPWITFKDPCNIRSPQQHVGVVHSSNLCTEITLNTSDTETAVCNLGSVNLVQHLKDGPNGKELDHDKLKRTIATAMRMLDNVIDINYYAVKKARDANLRHRPVGLGIMGFQDALYELRIPYASEAAVEFADRSMEAVCYYAYWASSDLAVERGRYSSYKGSLWDRGILPPDSIDLLAQERGGYVEVDRSRTLDWDALRAKIARDGMRNSNCIAIAPTATISNIIGVDASIEPCFGNLSVKSNLSGEFTVINHYLVKDLKRLGLWDEVMIMDLKHFDGSLWPIDRVPLELKELYRTAFEIEPRWLVEAAARRQKWIDQAQSLNIYMAGASGKKLDETYKLAWIRGLKTTYYLRTTGATHAEKATVRSGALNAVPTAGGTAGLGAVAAAEPATDIKFCAIDDPGCEACQ; from the coding sequence ATGCAGACCACGCTCACTTCCCCCTCGTCGCCTGCCCACGGCACCCCCGCGGCCGACGTCGCGCGCGCGGCCAGCAGCACCACGCTGCCCCACTACCAGATCATCCGCCGCAACGGCGCCGTCGTGCCGTTCGAGCCCAACAAAATCGCCGTGGCGATGATGAAAGCCTTCCTGGCCGTGCACGGGCCGCAGGGGGCGGCGTCGGCCAGCGTGCGCGAGACGGTCGAGCAGCTGACCCAGGCGGTCGTGCGGGCGCTGATGCGCTCGCGCCCGGGCGGCGGGACCTTCCACATCGAGGACGTGCAGGACCAGGTCGAGCTGGGCCTGATGCGCGGCGGCCACCACGAGGTCGCGCGCGCCTACGTGCTCTACCGCGAGCGCCGCGCGCAGGAGCGCGCCGCCCGGGCGGCGCAGGAACAGGCGCAGCCCGCGCAGCCGGTGCTGCACGTCGTCGACGGCGGCGAGCGCCGCCCGCTCGATCTGGAACGCCTGCAGGCGCTGATCCACTCCGCCGTCGAGGGGCTGGGGCCGGACGTCAAAGCCGAGCCGATCGTGGCCGAGACGCTGCGTAACCTCTACGACGGCGTGCCGATGGAGGAAGTGCACAAGGCGGCGATCCTGGCCGCGCGCACCAAGATCGAGACCGACCCCGACTACACCTACGCCACCGCGCGGCTGCTGCTGCACACCATCTACAAGGAGGTGCTGGGCGAGGAGGTCACGCACGCGCAGATGCACACGCGCTACGCCGAATACTTCCCCGCCTTCATCAAGAAGGGGGTCGAGGCCGAACTGCTCAACCCCGAGCTGCTGACCTTCGACCTGGCGCAGTTGGCCGCGGCGCTCAAGCCCGAGCGCGACCTGCAGTTCGACTACCTCGGGCTGCAAACCCTGTACGACCGCTATTTCCTGCACGTGCGCAAGCGCCGCATCGAGCTGCCGCAGGCTTTCTTCATGCGCGTGGCGATGGGCCTGGCCCTCAACGAGATCGACCGTGAGGCGCGCGCCATCGAGTTCTACGAGGTCCTGTCCTCGTTCGACTTCATGTCGTCCACGCCCACCCTGTTCAACAGCGGCACGCTGCGCTCGCAGCTCTCGAGCTGCTACCTCACCACCGTGCCGGACGACCTGGAGGGCATCTACGACGCGATCAAGGAAAACGCCCTGCTGTCCAAGTTCGCCGGCGGCCTGGGCAATGACTGGACGCGCGTGCGCGCGCTGGGCAGCCACATCAAGGGCACCAACGGCGAGTCGCAGGGCGTCGTGCCGTTCCTGAAGGTCGTTAACGACACCGCGGTGGCCGTCAACCAGGGCGGCAAGCGCAAGGGCGCCGTGTGCTGCTATCTGGAGACGTGGCACCTGGACATCGAGGAGTTCCTGGAGCTGCGCAAGAACACCGGCGACGACCGCCGCCGCACGCACGACATGAACACGGCCAACTGGATTCCGGACCTGTTCATGAAGCGCGTGATGGAAGACGGCATGTGGACGCTGTTTTCGCCGTCGAGCGTGCCGGACCTGCACGACAAGTTCGGCCGCGATTTCGAAGAGGCGTACGTGGCCTATGAAGAAAAAGCCGCCCGTGGCGAAATCCAGCCGTGCAAGCAGGTGCGCGCCGTCGACCTGTGGCGCAAGATGCTGACCATGCTGTTCGAGACCGGGCACCCGTGGATCACGTTCAAGGACCCGTGCAACATCCGCAGCCCGCAGCAGCACGTCGGCGTCGTGCACTCGTCCAACCTGTGCACCGAGATCACGCTCAACACCAGCGACACCGAAACCGCGGTGTGTAACCTCGGCTCGGTCAACCTGGTGCAGCACCTCAAGGACGGGCCCAACGGCAAGGAGCTCGACCACGACAAGCTCAAGCGCACCATCGCCACCGCGATGCGCATGCTCGACAACGTGATCGACATCAACTACTACGCGGTCAAGAAGGCGCGCGACGCCAACCTGCGCCACCGGCCGGTGGGGCTGGGCATCATGGGCTTCCAGGACGCGCTGTACGAGCTGCGCATCCCCTACGCGTCGGAGGCGGCGGTCGAGTTCGCCGACCGCTCGATGGAGGCGGTGTGTTACTACGCGTACTGGGCCAGCAGCGACCTCGCGGTGGAGCGCGGGCGCTACTCCAGCTACAAGGGGTCGCTGTGGGATCGCGGCATCCTGCCGCCCGACAGCATCGACCTGCTGGCGCAGGAGCGCGGCGGCTACGTCGAGGTGGACCGCTCGCGCACGCTGGACTGGGACGCGCTGCGCGCGAAGATCGCGCGCGACGGCATGCGCAACTCCAACTGCATCGCCATTGCGCCCACCGCCACCATCTCCAACATCATCGGTGTGGACGCGTCGATCGAGCCGTGCTTCGGCAACCTGTCGGTCAAGTCCAACCTCTCCGGTGAGTTCACCGTGATCAACCACTACCTGGTCAAGGACCTCAAGCGCCTGGGCCTGTGGGACGAGGTGATGATCATGGACCTCAAGCACTTCGACGGGTCGCTGTGGCCGATCGACCGCGTGCCGCTGGAGCTCAAGGAGCTGTACCGCACGGCGTTCGAAATCGAGCCGCGCTGGCTGGTCGAGGCCGCCGCGCGCCGCCAGAAGTGGATCGACCAGGCGCAAAGCCTCAACATCTACATGGCCGGCGCGTCGGGCAAGAAGCTCGACGAAACCTACAAGCTGGCGTGGATCCGCGGCCTCAAGACCACCTACTACCTGCGCACCACCGGCGCCACGCACGCCGAGAAGGCCACCGTGCGCAGCGGCGCGCTCAACGCCGTGCCCACCGCCGGGGGCACGGCCGGCCTGGGGGCGGTGGCCGCGGCCGAGCCCGCCACCGACATCAAATTCTGCGCGATCGACGACCCCGGCTGCGAGGCCTGTCAGTGA
- a CDS encoding ribonucleotide-diphosphate reductase subunit beta, with the protein MLIWEDQTPTVAPQPARPAARPEPALQPVSPLAGVMPPTAGLGDAPSLGAAHNAPSGTPPASAAATAGAATQSVRAQAASFRRVNVADKRIINGQTDVNQLVPFKYKWAWEKYLATCANHWMPQEINMSRDIALWKDPNGLTEDERRIIKRNLGFFVTADSLAANNIVLGTYRHITAPECRQFLLRQAFEEAIHTHAYQYIVESLGLDEGEIFNAYHEIPSIRDKDEFLIPFIDAIMDPDFRTGTPEADQTLLKSLIVFACLMEGLFFYVGFTQILALGRQNKMTGAAEQYQYILRDESMHCNFGIDMINQLKLENPHLWTPQFKAEIKELFLKAVDLEYRYAEDTMPRGVLGLNASMFKGYLRYIANRRATQIGLDPLFPNEENPFPWMSEMIDLKKERNFFETRVIEYQSGGALSWD; encoded by the coding sequence ATGTTGATTTGGGAAGACCAAACCCCCACCGTCGCCCCGCAACCGGCACGCCCCGCGGCCCGACCCGAGCCGGCGCTGCAGCCGGTGTCGCCACTGGCCGGTGTGATGCCCCCGACGGCGGGGCTGGGTGATGCGCCCTCCCTCGGCGCCGCTCACAACGCCCCTTCTGGCACCCCTCCCGCCAGCGCCGCCGCTACGGCCGGTGCCGCCACCCAGTCGGTGCGCGCGCAGGCCGCGAGTTTTCGCCGCGTCAACGTCGCCGACAAGCGCATCATCAACGGCCAGACCGACGTCAACCAGCTGGTGCCGTTCAAATACAAATGGGCGTGGGAAAAATACCTCGCCACCTGCGCCAACCACTGGATGCCGCAGGAAATCAACATGTCGCGCGACATCGCGCTGTGGAAGGACCCCAACGGCCTGACCGAGGACGAGCGCCGCATCATCAAGCGCAACCTGGGCTTCTTCGTCACGGCCGACTCGCTCGCGGCCAACAACATCGTGTTGGGCACTTACCGCCATATCACGGCGCCCGAGTGCCGCCAATTCCTGCTGCGCCAGGCGTTCGAGGAAGCCATCCACACACACGCTTATCAATACATCGTCGAATCGCTGGGGCTCGATGAAGGCGAGATCTTCAACGCCTACCACGAAATCCCGTCGATCCGCGACAAGGACGAGTTCCTGATCCCGTTCATCGACGCGATCATGGACCCGGATTTCCGCACCGGCACGCCGGAGGCGGACCAGACGCTGCTGAAGTCGCTGATCGTCTTCGCCTGCCTGATGGAGGGGCTGTTCTTCTACGTCGGCTTCACACAGATTCTGGCGCTGGGCCGCCAGAACAAGATGACCGGCGCCGCGGAGCAGTACCAGTACATCCTGCGCGACGAGTCGATGCACTGCAATTTCGGCATCGACATGATCAACCAGCTCAAGCTGGAAAACCCGCACCTGTGGACGCCGCAGTTCAAGGCCGAGATCAAGGAGCTGTTCCTCAAGGCCGTCGATCTGGAGTACCGCTACGCCGAAGACACGATGCCGCGCGGCGTGCTGGGCTTGAACGCCAGCATGTTCAAGGGTTACCTGCGCTACATCGCCAACCGGCGCGCGACGCAGATCGGGCTGGATCCACTCTTCCCGAACGAGGAAAACCCCTTCCCGTGGATGAGCGAAATGATCGACCTCAAGAAGGAGCGCAATTTCTTCGAAACCCGCGTGATCGAGTACCAGTCGGGCGGCGCGCTGTCCTGGGACTGA
- the add gene encoding adenosine deaminase: MTTAATPVWDWRALPKASLHEHLDGGLRPSTLIELARARGMRLPHEEPRALAQWMADNANSGSLVRYLEGFALTVQAMATASACERVARELVQDMRADGCVLGEVRFAPQLFEPWGLAAEAAVEAVLEGLRGGGLPCGLIVCAMRQDPPERTLRAAQVAARYRDQGVVGFDLAGPELGYPPSLHAEALRCAQAAGLALTLHAGEADAGWRVLQAAAYGAQRVGHGVRITDDAAWMEEAKRLGVHFEVCPSSNVHTGAAPSVAEHPVRAMWAAGLHVSISPDNRLMSATTLSDELRLLHEQAGLSVRDLAHMQRCAIEASFLPESSRRTALEQWQVWAQAHGLL, from the coding sequence TTGACAACTGCAGCGACCCCAGTGTGGGACTGGCGCGCCTTGCCCAAAGCCAGTCTGCACGAGCATTTGGACGGCGGCTTGCGCCCCTCGACGCTCATCGAGTTGGCCCGCGCACGCGGTATGCGTTTGCCACATGAGGAGCCGCGCGCCCTGGCGCAATGGATGGCGGACAACGCCAACTCCGGCAGCCTGGTACGCTATCTGGAGGGCTTTGCACTGACTGTGCAAGCGATGGCGACGGCGTCGGCGTGTGAGCGCGTCGCGCGTGAGCTGGTGCAGGATATGCGCGCGGACGGCTGTGTGTTGGGCGAGGTGCGGTTTGCGCCGCAGTTGTTCGAGCCGTGGGGGCTGGCAGCCGAGGCTGCGGTAGAAGCGGTGCTCGAGGGACTGCGCGGTGGTGGCTTGCCGTGCGGCCTCATCGTGTGCGCCATGCGCCAAGATCCCCCCGAGCGAACCCTGCGTGCGGCGCAAGTGGCCGCGCGGTATCGAGACCAAGGGGTGGTGGGATTCGACTTGGCCGGGCCCGAGTTGGGCTATCCGCCGAGCTTGCACGCCGAGGCACTGCGCTGCGCGCAAGCGGCTGGCTTGGCACTGACGTTGCACGCGGGCGAAGCCGACGCTGGCTGGCGGGTATTGCAAGCCGCTGCCTACGGCGCACAGCGGGTGGGGCACGGCGTGCGCATCACCGATGACGCGGCTTGGATGGAGGAGGCCAAGCGGCTTGGCGTGCACTTCGAGGTGTGTCCATCGAGCAACGTCCACACCGGGGCAGCGCCCAGCGTCGCCGAGCACCCTGTTCGCGCCATGTGGGCGGCGGGGCTGCACGTTTCGATCTCACCGGACAACCGCCTGATGTCGGCGACGACGCTCAGCGACGAACTGCGTTTGTTGCACGAACAGGCGGGTCTGTCGGTGCGCGACTTGGCCCACATGCAGCGCTGTGCGATCGAGGCTTCGTTCCTGCCCGAGTCCAGCCGCCGGACGGCGCTGGAGCAGTGGCAGGTTTGGGCGCAGGCACACGGGCTGCTGTGA
- a CDS encoding BMP family lipoprotein, with protein sequence MNLVRQARTTLAALLTTATLTAWAQPAVVFDMGGKFDRSFNQAAYVGLERWKKETGKNYLEFEIANETQREQAIRRMAERGASPVIGIGFGQASGIEKVAKEFPKQKFAIIDSVVNLPNVQSVVFKEHEGSFLAGVMAAKASRSGKVGFIGGMDIPLIRKFLCGYEQGVKYVNPKAEVIANMTGTTGAAWNDPVRGGELAKAQFARGVDVVFAAAGATGLGVYQAAKDAGKLAIGVDSNQNHLHPGTMLTSMVKRVDVAVYNVAKNHSPGTTVLGLAEGGVDVAIDEHNQKLVTPDMRKAVEEARAAILSGKIKVIDYMANNACR encoded by the coding sequence ATGAACCTCGTTCGCCAAGCCCGCACCACCTTGGCTGCGCTGCTCACCACCGCCACACTGACCGCTTGGGCGCAACCTGCCGTCGTGTTCGACATGGGTGGCAAATTCGACCGCTCGTTCAACCAAGCCGCCTATGTGGGCCTGGAGCGTTGGAAGAAGGAAACCGGCAAGAACTACCTGGAGTTCGAAATCGCCAACGAAACGCAGCGCGAACAGGCCATTCGCCGCATGGCCGAGCGCGGTGCCAGCCCCGTGATTGGCATCGGCTTTGGCCAAGCCTCGGGCATCGAGAAAGTGGCCAAGGAGTTCCCCAAGCAGAAATTCGCCATCATTGACTCGGTGGTCAACCTGCCCAACGTGCAGTCCGTGGTGTTCAAGGAGCACGAGGGCAGTTTTCTCGCAGGCGTGATGGCCGCCAAAGCCAGCCGCAGCGGCAAGGTCGGCTTCATCGGCGGCATGGACATCCCGCTCATTCGCAAATTCCTTTGCGGCTACGAACAGGGCGTCAAATACGTCAACCCGAAGGCGGAAGTGATCGCCAACATGACCGGCACGACCGGGGCGGCCTGGAACGACCCGGTGCGCGGCGGTGAGCTGGCCAAGGCGCAGTTCGCGCGCGGTGTGGACGTGGTGTTCGCCGCCGCCGGTGCCACGGGTCTGGGCGTTTATCAAGCGGCCAAGGACGCGGGCAAACTCGCCATCGGCGTCGACAGCAACCAAAACCACCTGCACCCGGGCACGATGCTGACCTCGATGGTCAAACGCGTGGACGTGGCGGTCTACAACGTCGCCAAAAACCACAGCCCCGGCACCACCGTGCTCGGGCTGGCCGAGGGCGGCGTGGACGTGGCCATCGATGAGCACAACCAGAAATTGGTGACACCCGACATGCGCAAGGCGGTCGAGGAGGCGCGCGCTGCCATCCTGTCGGGCAAGATCAAAGTCATCGACTACATGGCCAACAACGCCTGCCGTTGA
- a CDS encoding LacI family DNA-binding transcriptional regulator, translating into MPSIKDVATLAGVSFTTVSHVLNGTRKVHPATRERVLRAVEACGYVPSAAARALRGAPSRVIGMLVPDVSDPFCAELTLGAERAAAAAGYSVVLANTHPRRLPDAPAIESLLGRHLDGLLVVAGLFEHQRLLQRLRAALGRRQLPVVFIDDEPGPLASEALCADAVACAQEATSHLLALGHRRIACLSGPLIMPVAQQRVVGWRQALQAAGLTAEAAAVEESDFSVAGGYRATQALLQRWHPTAVLACNDAMAIGAMRALAEAGLRVPQDCSVVGIDGIEWGAFTHPPLTTVGESLPQVGEWAVQRLLHRLSHPDAPNARWTRTPRLIVRASTAPAPTA; encoded by the coding sequence ATGCCATCGATCAAGGACGTAGCGACGCTGGCAGGGGTGTCGTTCACCACGGTTTCGCACGTGCTCAATGGCACGCGCAAGGTGCACCCGGCCACGCGGGAGCGCGTGTTGCGCGCCGTCGAGGCTTGTGGTTATGTGCCCAGTGCCGCAGCGCGGGCGCTGCGCGGCGCGCCCAGCCGCGTCATTGGGATGCTCGTGCCCGACGTGAGCGACCCGTTCTGCGCGGAGCTGACGTTGGGGGCCGAGCGGGCCGCTGCCGCCGCCGGCTACAGTGTGGTGCTGGCCAACACCCATCCGCGGCGCTTGCCCGACGCCCCCGCGATCGAGAGCCTGTTGGGCCGCCATCTGGATGGGCTGCTGGTGGTGGCCGGCTTGTTCGAGCACCAGCGACTGCTGCAGCGGCTGCGCGCCGCGCTGGGGCGGCGTCAGCTGCCGGTGGTCTTCATCGACGACGAGCCCGGCCCGCTGGCCAGTGAGGCGTTGTGCGCCGACGCCGTTGCCTGCGCGCAGGAAGCCACCTCGCACCTGCTGGCCCTGGGTCATCGCCGCATCGCGTGTTTGAGCGGCCCGCTGATCATGCCGGTGGCGCAGCAGCGGGTCGTCGGCTGGCGGCAAGCCTTGCAGGCGGCGGGCCTCACAGCCGAAGCGGCCGCCGTGGAGGAGAGCGACTTCAGTGTCGCCGGTGGCTACCGGGCCACCCAGGCGCTGCTGCAGCGCTGGCATCCCACAGCGGTGCTGGCCTGCAACGACGCCATGGCAATCGGGGCCATGCGGGCCCTGGCCGAAGCCGGTCTGCGCGTGCCGCAAGATTGTTCGGTCGTCGGCATCGACGGTATCGAATGGGGTGCGTTTACGCACCCTCCGCTGACCACGGTGGGAGAATCGCTGCCACAGGTAGGCGAGTGGGCGGTTCAACGCCTGCTGCACCGCCTGTCGCACCCCGACGCTCCCAATGCCCGATGGACGCGCACGCCCCGGTTGATCGTGCGTGCCTCCACCGCCCCCGCCCCAACCGCTTGA